The segment CGGTCGCCGTCATCGACGGAGGCCGCGGCACGGCCGCGAAGGTCACGGCAGCAGGATTCACCCCGTCGGGAACGCAACTCGGATGAAGTTTTCCGGCTAGCTGATAGGTGACCCGGATGTAACTGCGCAGCAGCTCATGAGAGGTAGGCGTAGTCCCGCCGTCCAGGAAGCGGTCACGAAGTTCGGTCAGCCACCGACCGAACGCCTCTTCGAACTGCCCGCCAGGGTCAGGCAACTGACGTGCGGTGGACGCGCCGCAGGCGGCGCCGACGACCCGCTCGACGACATAGGGATCGTCGACGTCGAGCATCTTCGTCGCGAGTTCGAAGAGGCGTTCCGGTTCCGGGCGGCCGTAACGCTGCAGCGCTTTAGTCGCGAAGTCCCGCACCCGCCGGTTCGTGGACGTCAGAAGCCACGCCGTGGCGAGCGCATCCAAGTCGTCGCTGTCGCTGCGTTCAACGGTCGCAGTCCACTGCTCGATTGCTCGTCCGAGGTCCTTCAGGATCAGGTCGCTCGCGTTGCGACGAACCCACTCGGTCCATTTGCGATCCCTGTCGGGAAGCCGCAAGAGCCTCAGAGCCCGGTCGAGGAAGGCGGCGTTCAACCGGTGCGTGGGTGATCGACGGAGTTCCCAGAGCCGATCGAATGGGTGGGCGCCGGCCCGTTGACGCGGCTCGGCATCGCCCGGGATCGGGGTGGCCAGCAGCAGAGCGAGCTCATTTACGGTGTCGTCGTCGAGATACTGCGACTCGGTGGTGAGTTCTTGACTCAGCACCCAGGATTGATGCTGCGCGGGGGCATGCGGCCACACGTGCCGATTGGTGAACCGGCGGGGGACGAGCCCAACGAGGCTGAACGCGACGTCCTCGCCCAACGGATGAGCCTCGCTCCCGAGAAGCGTCTCCCACAGGGGTGTCTCCGCGAGTCGCTCTCCCACCTCAGCGGGGGACATCTGTGCCAGGAGCGCGTCGGCGATTAGGTAGCCGGCGAAGCGATCGAAGAGGAACTCGGTTTGAGTGTTGGTGCTACCGGGAGTTTCTTCGCGGAAGATGATTCCCTCATCTTCCAGACGCCGATAGAGACTTTCCTCCCAGTTCGTCTCACCGGCGTCGATGATCCGCCGCGCGTCATCGAATGGAAGCCCTCTGACGCCGCGTTTCCACATCTCGTGGGCGACCTCGGCCAAGCGCCGGCGGATCTGGTCGGGCGGTATCGAGACGCGGACGGCGTCGTGTGCGAGGCGGTCGACCACTCCCTGCAGATAGAGCTCGAACACCCCGATCAGGGAGGTCGGGAGCGCCTCGACGCCGACGGGTTCCCGGCGATCGTGGTTCGCGGCTTCGCAATACATGCGCAGGAGCAGCGGATTGTCGAACATCCCGGTCGGCAGCCAGGCGTCGGTGGCGTCGATCAGATAGTGGTTGAAGTAGCTGCGAACAAGGTCATCGACCTCCCTGCGACCCCAGTCGAGCCGAAGAGTGATGGCTCCGTCCGGTACAGCGTGCCGGGCGAGAACCTCGCGGAGGGTGACGACGATTACGACGAAGGGGTAGTCGGCGAGGGCGGGGACCAGTTCGTCGAGCAGCCCGCGCCACTGTGCCGGTTTCTCGGCTTCGTTGAGACCGTCGATGAAAAGCGGCACCCGGGTGCCGGCACGTCCGCCAGCAGCGTTGAGGGCCTCAAGGAGGTCTTCGAAGCGGTCGACTCGAAGGCCTTGAATCTGTCGCGCCAGGTCGTCAAGGCTGGCGCCAGACGAGAGGCGGGATCCCCGGATGAACACCCCTGCTGCCGGCTGTTCCGTCGGGTCGGTCATCTGCGCAGATAGGTGGGTCTTTCCCTGTCCTGCGGCGCCGACGATCGCGATCAGCGAGGCGTCAGCGTCCAAGCGCGCATTCTGCAGCCACGTGACTGCGTCCCGGATTTCTGCGGCGAGGCCGGTGGCGGCGAGCGCGGCCGGGAGGCGACGTTTCCTCAGCGCGAGAACGTAGCGGCGAAGGGCTCGTGGCGAGGTCGTCGGCGGCTGGATGTCTGAGAGGCGTTCACGGACCTCCGCCGGCCGGAGACTCTGAGCCGCGTCGACGATCGCCATGACATCGCCGAGGAACCGTTTAAGATCGTCTGCGATTTCGGCGCCGGCGGCACGCACCGCGGCGTCGCCAATGTCGGACAGGCCGGCTCGGAGTTCGCCGACTCGTTCGGCAATTTCGTCTCGGTGCCCGTTCAGACGCGCGAATGACTCCGGCCGCAGGAGCACTTGGTCGATTCGGAGCTCCACATGATTGGCGGTGTGTAGCGGAGCAACCCACCGCGCGGCTACCGGCGCGACTGAACGCGCGTGGACCTTCGCGAGCGTGTCCGGAGTCAGGACAAGTTCCCCGAAAAAGGTGGACCGGAGTTCGTCGAGTCCAGCGAGCTGGGCCTCGTAGTTCTCCGTCGTCCAGATCTCCACCGACACGCCGTTCGCTGGACCAAGCTCGGCGATCCACTTCTCGTCCTTCGCAGTCGGCCGCTCGGGAAGACAGAGAACGAAGTCGGTCAACCCCTCGACGTACTTGACGGCCTTCTCGACTGATTCCTTGATCAGCGAGCGTTGCCCGGCGCTGAGTTCGTTCCTGGAGTTGAGACTGAACCACTTGCAAGACCAGCCCCAGACCCGACCGGGATCACCGAGCGCGCCTGCATGGTCGACCTGCAGGTAGAACTCGACACCTGGCTGGTTGCGGCGTTCCCGGAGCGTCCCGAGCGCGCCAAAGCGGCGGGTGACGATCGCGCGCGTTAGTGCCTCGAAGTTCCGGTCTTCCGGGCCGGGAAGGCGCCCTAGTTCGGTCAGCTTCATCGGCACGTCACTCGCCCGCAGTCGTCTTCGCGGTGCCGTCATCGTTCCAGTTGTGTCTGGAGAGCACCTCGACCTTCCCGCCGTGGTGAAGGAGAAGCTTGATGAAGCCTTGAATCTCGGACTCTTCGGTCCTAATGCGTACGGTCGATTCTCTTCGGTCGACGTCATGAGTGAACGCGTAGTTGTCGAGGTCGTTTCGGCCCATGTCATAGAGGCCAAGAGTTGCCAGCTTGTCGATGATTTCACGCGGCATGCGTTCGTCCTGCTGCTGCCAGTCGTCGCTGGACCAGACGCCGTCCGCGAGACGGCGCAGGGTCTCCATCTGCTCGATGGCCGTTTCCGCGGGCGACTGTCTCGAATGTGCCGATCAGCAGAAGGTCCATCGAGTGCTCCGAGCCGTAGCTTTGCCAGATCCTCATGCTGCCTCCTTGAACGCCTGCACGGCGCTCATGATCGACTCACCAACCGGTACTCCCACCTCCGCATAGGAATTACGGCGGAGAACACCCGTTGCATCGACGTGCAAGTAGGCGTCGAGAGGCTGCTCACCGGGTACGACTTCAACAGCCGGGACGGACTCCTCCAGGCCTGAGCGTGAGATCGCGAGCCGCAGCGGAAGTCTGCTAGCTCGAATCCATTGGGCCAAACGTCCCGCGTCAGCGTCGGAGATGCCCGCGACGGCCGCTGTCGGCTGTTCCGGCAAAAGCAGGAGCTCGGAGGCGCCGGCATCGACGGCGAAGGCCGCGAGATCGTCGAGTTCCTCGATCGTGTCAGAGTTCACGACCGTGTTGATTCCGAGCGGCGCGATCGACCGGAGCCGGGCGGCAGCTGTCGTCACTGCTGCAAACGGCCGCCCCCGCAGCCGTTCATAGGTCTCGCCGACGCCATCCACGGACAAGCGCGCGAAGTGCACCGATCCGCGCAACTCGTCGGCAAGGCCCGGGGTGATCCGATGGCCGTGCGTGGTGAACGTAACCGCCAAGGACGTCGTCCCGGCGACTCGGGCGCACAGATCAGCGAACCGCCGGTACGCGGTCGGCTCCCCACCCCCGAAGCCCACCCCGAGGCACCCAGCGCCGTCGAGTTCGACGGCCCACGACACGACGCGGTCCAGATCCAGCGCCGCAGCCTGCTTAGGCGCATAGCAATACCCGCAGACATTGGTCAGTGCGATCGAGACGTACCGCGGAGCGCGCGCGAATTGCTCCATGGGTACGTCCACCTCATCGAGAAGAATGTTCATGCCCGTCGCTCGATCGAACAGGTGCACGCCTGCTTCGGAAAGCCTGATCTTCCACATCGGTACCAGGATGGCAGCGACGTGGACGAGATGCGCAAGGCCTTACCACGTGTCGGCCCGCCGGGATCACCACCGACGCCTTCATCAGGCAGCACCACCAGCTTCGGCGGCCGGTCGCCGAAGCATCCGCCGCACCCGGGCAAGGCACTCGACTCACCGCTGCGGCGTCGCTGGACACGGACGAGGGCAACAGACGCCTGCAACGTCGGACCGCGCCGCTAACGACGCCCCAGCAGGTCAACCCAGCTCTTGATCGCCCACCGGAGACGGAGCCGCCACGGAGCCGCAAGCGAGTCCAAAGCAGCGCTTTACCCTAGTCACATACTACAACTAAGCAGGTCAGCGGGGTGGGCCGCCTGGGGATCAAACCCAGAACCCGCAGATTAAAAGTCCGAAATGGAGGCTTATCAAGTCGTCTAGTCTATTTGTACCACCACGACTCGCCCCGCGCTACCACGAACTACCTGCCGATACCGGCTACGAAGCCCCAGCCCGCGACCCGAAGCAACCGATCCATAGCCGTCACGCCACCGCGCACCACCCCGGCGCACCACGCTGCATTACATCCGAGCAACCAGCGATCAACCGGCTGATCCGGCAGGGCGCGCGTTATCGGCGGCATGTGCGTGCATTGCGCTGGGGATGCGACTGCGGGGCTTCACGAACGCCAGAGCGTGGCGTTGGCCTCCATGCGGAAGTTGTCTCCCGCCTGCACATCGGTGACGACGAGCGCCGCCACTGCGCCGGCCTCGGTCGTGAGGCAGATGGTGATGCCGACGCGCGGCACGATGCCTTGGGCCTCCGGGGCGCGCTGGAGTTGCTCGGCGCAGGCGCCAACCGTGGGCGGCCGCCCATCGAGGATCGCGATGCGGCTATCGTTGTTGGGGCGCAAGACCTGACCATTGAGACTTCCGCAATTGCTCAGCGACAGGTCGGCCGTTCCGGCTCCGTTGATCGGATTCGTCGCCGGTGACACCTCAGGCCCGGTGCCCGACGGCGGATCGAGGTCGATCTGCGTCTGTGCGCCGCAGTTGCCACCAGGCAGGCCGACGCCCACGTCCGAATAGACCGGTGAGCCTGCCGGTTCGGTGGTGGCCGTCTCGACCGGGGACGTAGACGGCGGAGGCGACGCGGTGGGGTTGCCGGACGTTGGATTTGGAGAGGCCGGCGTCGAGTCGCCGTCATCGACGAACGCACTGGTCATAGCCAGGATCAATGCAAGCACCAATAGCGCTACCGCGCCGGCGATGAAGGCTGATCGGTGTGGAGCGCTGGAGGAGACTGCGGGGATTGCGATGATTACGGCCGCGATGGCTGCCGCGAGTGCGGCCCAGTCGCCAATGCTCACTGTTGATCCTGATGGCGTCGAGGTGTCAGACGTAGACACTGAACCCTGACGGACTTGGAAGCCATCGCACGTTCGTCCAGCTGCGGATGGGGCCCGCGGGGCCGAGTAGATAGTTAGATGCGCGATGGACCCGCGCGACCTGATCAATCGCCTGCTATGACAGGCACTTGCGGACAGCGGCTACTTATTCAATGGGCGGTAGGACGGTGCCCGGCGGGGTAGCGTCCAGGCGCCCGGTTCGTCGTTCCCTTTGCGGCTGCCCACGCCGGTCGTGTGGCTCTCATTTGGCCTGCGCGGACCGGGCGTCGCTTTCCGATCGGAGTGGCTCAAGAGGGGAATGCCCCGGCTCGAAGTAGCGGTGCCCTCCCGATCGTTTCCCGTTGATTCCCGGGGGCGCCGGAGGATCGTCGAGGCAGATGAGCAGCGTTGAGACCAGCCCGGACCGTGTGGTGATCGGGATGGACCCGCATAAGCGGTCAGTCACGATCGAGGTGATGGCCGGCGACGAGACCGCAACCGGGTCTGGGCGATCGAGGGCTGCGCCGGAATCGGTAAGCACGTCGCCGAGCGCTTGACCGCTGCCGGTGAGCAGGTCGTCGATGTTCCACCGAAGCTGACAGCCCGAGCGCGTGTGTTCGCGACCGGGCAGGGCCGCAAGACCGACGCGACTGACGCGCATTCAGTGGCGCTGGTC is part of the Cryptosporangium phraense genome and harbors:
- a CDS encoding NACHT domain-containing protein → MKLTELGRLPGPEDRNFEALTRAIVTRRFGALGTLRERRNQPGVEFYLQVDHAGALGDPGRVWGWSCKWFSLNSRNELSAGQRSLIKESVEKAVKYVEGLTDFVLCLPERPTAKDEKWIAELGPANGVSVEIWTTENYEAQLAGLDELRSTFFGELVLTPDTLAKVHARSVAPVAARWVAPLHTANHVELRIDQVLLRPESFARLNGHRDEIAERVGELRAGLSDIGDAAVRAAGAEIADDLKRFLGDVMAIVDAAQSLRPAEVRERLSDIQPPTTSPRALRRYVLALRKRRLPAALAATGLAAEIRDAVTWLQNARLDADASLIAIVGAAGQGKTHLSAQMTDPTEQPAAGVFIRGSRLSSGASLDDLARQIQGLRVDRFEDLLEALNAAGGRAGTRVPLFIDGLNEAEKPAQWRGLLDELVPALADYPFVVIVVTLREVLARHAVPDGAITLRLDWGRREVDDLVRSYFNHYLIDATDAWLPTGMFDNPLLLRMYCEAANHDRREPVGVEALPTSLIGVFELYLQGVVDRLAHDAVRVSIPPDQIRRRLAEVAHEMWKRGVRGLPFDDARRIIDAGETNWEESLYRRLEDEGIIFREETPGSTNTQTEFLFDRFAGYLIADALLAQMSPAEVGERLAETPLWETLLGSEAHPLGEDVAFSLVGLVPRRFTNRHVWPHAPAQHQSWVLSQELTTESQYLDDDTVNELALLLATPIPGDAEPRQRAGAHPFDRLWELRRSPTHRLNAAFLDRALRLLRLPDRDRKWTEWVRRNASDLILKDLGRAIEQWTATVERSDSDDLDALATAWLLTSTNRRVRDFATKALQRYGRPEPERLFELATKMLDVDDPYVVERVVGAACGASTARQLPDPGGQFEEAFGRWLTELRDRFLDGGTTPTSHELLRSYIRVTYQLAGKLHPSCVPDGVNPAAVTFAAVPRPPSMTATDPNAAECGRTIGMDFENYTIGSVIEGRENYDFDHPDFQRARSEVMGRVWALGWRAALFGTVDEAIARSDRRHSATRAPVERYGKKYGWIAYYEWIGRQADDGLIRDRWIAAGRNVAADIDPTFPIEPPAAPVQLPGWIPTSTTSDEESWLRDGTVNIPVALWEPGELYGSTDQWLLVEGYLAHKSRGRTVFGFFRTLLFEPDELDSAVGTIKGVEYPGNDFLPGLPEVWGAFAGEAPWSPNFEVRYGSDTQSNEYDEYPPRALRGDWREEGVKIGQVAVSFGADHSDSPAGLKGSYDVPSYEFAAHFGLRQLPGTLDLVGLDGVRASAAFRVDEPWRGHLLYIRRDLVMEFTGTR
- a CDS encoding radical SAM protein, encoding MWKIRLSEAGVHLFDRATGMNILLDEVDVPMEQFARAPRYVSIALTNVCGYCYAPKQAAALDLDRVVSWAVELDGAGCLGVGFGGGEPTAYRRFADLCARVAGTTSLAVTFTTHGHRITPGLADELRGSVHFARLSVDGVGETYERLRGRPFAAVTTAAARLRSIAPLGINTVVNSDTIEELDDLAAFAVDAGASELLLLPEQPTAAVAGISDADAGRLAQWIRASRLPLRLAISRSGLEESVPAVEVVPGEQPLDAYLHVDATGVLRRNSYAEVGVPVGESIMSAVQAFKEAA